A window of Castanea sativa cultivar Marrone di Chiusa Pesio chromosome 1, ASM4071231v1 contains these coding sequences:
- the LOC142610598 gene encoding uncharacterized protein LOC142610598 produces the protein MEALKKMRRNLTQLLRSHDSVLSRHAVLVAGLCGIFFAFVDFMDSVNNGRFTVSWSVYVSLLVCLNTFSFGPASFNKLINWFAFSLIASGWHRYALSTSHSVTTSLTMSLESKLYTFFLSTFASSISCLFAFHYIIIMFKLVLQKIFTFEARKQPGIWTILHDSAVVSVACCVCMSQCRETPHEQRYWKEKFCSFWLIPVEFAYCDDRYCYPPKFACSESPASSADETCLRLWPWATFICVYIVSNQQNKPGFLAMSHWYSGTSPDLYKTVFDMVTTNVIQTRFDMRILQAALNQREDTTRDYLYDHFSGKGELWFDFMADTGDGGDSTYTVARLLAQPKIVVTDPNPSVEPNQVTIPEPGAQNNNPDEQISNPNQDTVPKLNLKRGNLLLIGGDLA, from the exons ATGGAAGCCCTCAAAAAAATGCGGAGGAATTTGACTCAGTTGCTAAGGTCTCACGATTCTGTGCTTTCACGTCATGCCGTACTAGTTGCAGGACTGTGTGGGattttttttgccttcgtcGACTTTATGGATTCGGTTAACAATGGACGCTTCACTGTTTCTTGGTCTGTGTATGTCAGTCTGCTTGTATGCTTAAATACATTTTCTTTCGGACCAGCAAGCTTTAACAAGCTTATAAATTG GTTTGCATTCTCCCTCATCGCATCAGGTTGGCATCGTTACGCTCTTTCTACTTCTCACTCAGTGACAACGTCTCTGACTATGTCTCTGGAAAGTAAACTGTACACATtctttctgtcaacttttgccTCTTCTATTTCGTGTCTTTTCGCCTTccactatattattattatgtttaagCTCGTCCTCCAGAAAATATTTACATTTGAGGCTCGAAAGCAGCCAGGCATATGGACCATTCTCCACGATTCTGCT GTTGTGAGTGTAGCCTGTTGTGTTTGTATGAGTCAATGTAGAGAGACACCGCATGAACAAAGATattggaaagaaaaattctGCTCATTTTGGCTTATTCCGGTTGAGTTTGCCTATTGCGATGATCGGTACTGTTATCCTCCCAAG ttTGCTTGCAGTGAGTCACCAGCAAGTTCAGCGGACGAAACGTGTCTCCGCTTATGGCCTTGGGCCACATTTATATGCGTTTACATTGTCA GCAACCAGCAGAATAAACCTGGTTTTTTAGCTATGTCTCATTGGTATTCAGG TACATCGCCTGATCTATACAAGACTGTTTTTGACATGGTAACAACAAATGTCATCCAAACTCGCTTTGACATGCGTATATTGCAG GCAGCACTGAATCAAAGGGAGGACACTACAAGGGATTATTTATACGATCATTTTAGTGGAAAAGGAGAACTATGGTTTGACTTCATGGCTGATACAGGTGATGGTGGGGACTCGACATATACTGTGGCACGACTACTTGCTCAGCCTAAAATTGTAGTCACCGATCCTAATCCTTCTGTTGAGCCTAATCAAGTCACGATCCCTGAGCCTGGAGCTCAAAATAACAATCCTGATGAACAAATTTCTAATCCCAATCAAGACACCGTGCCTAAGCTTAACTTAAAACGCGGAAACTTACTACTCATTGGAGGGGATCTTGCGTAA